TGTTCTCGTAGCTGAGCAGGTGGCTTACGCCGGTGGCGAGGACGATGGCGGCCATGAGCGGCAGGATGATGCTGTATTCGCCGGTCAGCTCGAAGAGGATGACGACGGCGGTGATCGGGGCGCGGGCGGCTCCGGCGAAGACGGCTCCCATGCCGACGATGCCGTAGGCGGCGGCCGATCCGGCGATTGACGGCATGAGCTGGTGGGCGCCTTGGCCGAAGGCGGAGCCGAGCATGGCGCCGATGAACAGGCTGGGTGCGAACACGCCGCCGGAGCCGCCGATGCCGATGGTCAAGGAGGTGGCGATCATCTTGCCGGCGAGCAGGGCGAGCAGGAACAGCAGCGCGTAGCCGCCGGCCAGGGCGTGCTCCAGGACGGGGTAGCCGACGCCGTACATCTGCGGCAGGGCGAGCAGGAGCAGTCCGAGGAGCAGGCCGCCGACGGCGGGTCGGGCCCATTCGGGGCCGCGCCAGATCGCGTCGCAGGCGTCCTCGATCCGGTACAGCACCTTGTTGAAGCCGACCCCGACCACGCCCGCGAGCAGGCCCAGCACGGCGAACAGGGCGTACTGGGCGATGTGCTGCACTTGGAAGGCCGGCAGGGTGATGAAGGCGGTGTTGCCCAGGATCGAGCGGCCGATGACGGAGGCGGTGACGGAGGAGAGCACGACCATGCCGAAGGACTCGGCGGCGAAGTCGCGCAGGATCAGCTCCATCGCGAAGAAGACCCCGGCCAGCGGGGCGTTGAAGGTCGCGGCGATGCCCCCGGCCGCGCCGCACGCGACCAGCATCTTGATCCGCGACTCCGACAGCCTGGCTAGCTGGCCGAGGGTGGACCCGAGGGCGGAGCCGATCTGCACGATCGGGCCCTCGCGGCCGACCGAGCCGCCGCCGCCGATGCACAGCGCGGACGCGAGCGTCTTGACGCCCGCGACCTGGGGTGCGATGCGCCCGCCGCGGCGGGCGACGGCGTACATGACCTCGGGGACGCCATGACCGCGGGCCTCGCGGGCGAACCGCTGCACCAGCGGCCCGTACAGCAGTCCGGCGACGACCGGGGCAAGGAGCACGAACCAGGGGCCGAGGAAGGGCACGTGCGGGTTGGCGGCGTGCCCGGCGGCGGCGTAGTCCGTGTGCCCGGACAGGGCTTGCGTGAAGGTCTTGATCAGCCAGCGGAACACCACGGCCCCGAGCCCGGCGCCGGCGCCGATCACGAGCGCGAGGACGGCGAGTCCTCCCTTGGACGAGCGGAGGAACGTCGTCGCCCGCTGGACCGCGGAGGTCGGCGGGGCTGCGGCGAGCTGCGGATTCATACTTTGCATTATGCAATGCTTGCATCATACTAAAAAGAGTGGGATTGCCCACTGAGACGCCGCCCCCGTCCGCCGCTCCTAGTCGCGGACCCGCGGGCGGAACGTCGGGCAGCGCGCACAGGGCCTCGGACATTCCAAGAGGAGTTCGAATGACCAGTGACGGCATTCCCGCTGTGGCGGTGAGCGTCGACCGCCCGGCCGACCCCTGCCGCGCCCTGGACTGGGCCGCCCGAGAGGCAATGGTGCGCGACGCTCCGCTGCTCATAGTCACCGTCTCGACCGGGGTCGTAGGCTCCAGGAGGGACAAGGCGCACCTACTGCTTCAGCAGTGCGCGCAGCGCACAGAACGATCGCACCCCGGCCTGCGCGTGACCTGGGAGGTCATGGACGCCGAGGCTCGCCGGACGTTCGAGCGGCGCGGGCAGGACGTGCAACTGCTCGTCGTCGGCGCACGGAGCACCCATCGGCTCAACGAGCGCCTGTTCGGGTCGACCGCCGTACACACCGCCGCCGCAGCGGTATGTCCAGTCGTGGTCGTCCCCGAAAATCCGCAGGCCAGTTGGCCAGCGCGCGGCCAGGGACCGATTGTCCTCGGCCTGGACGAGGAGACCGACCACGCCCGTGCCGCGATGGCTTTCGCGTTCGAGGCGGCGGTGCGTGAGGACGCCGAACTGCGCGTGGTGCATGCCTGGCAGCGGTCCCTCACCGGCGCCGACGGCGCCACTGCGCTGATGATGGCCGCCGAGCAGGACATGCGCCTGCACCGGACGCTCGCTCCCTGGCGGGCACACTATCCCGAGGTGGATCTGCAGGCCGAAGCCGTGTACGGCGGTACCCGCCGATACCTGCAGGAGATGTCGCAACAGGCCGGCCTGGTCGTCGTTGGCCGCCGCGGTCGGCCAACGGGACCACTGGCCCGACTGCACTCCGTCGGCCAGAGCGTCCTGCGCCGTGCACGTTGCCCCGTCGCCGTCATCCCCGCGGCCTGAGCCGCACAGCCGCTGATAATCGCCGGATGTCAACGCCGAAGCGTTGAGACGGTAGAAAGGGACCTATGCCCGACGATCGCCGCTCCCCCCGAACCGCCGTCCCCGCTCCCACCGCCGAGGAGGAGGACCTGGTGACCGCCGTCCTGACCGCCTCCCGGGTCCTGGTGTCCATCTCCGCCCGCTCCCTGGGGACGGTCGCCGAGCAGCTGACCCTGCCTCAGTTCCGCATGCTCGTGCTGCTCCACTCCCGCGGCGCGATGAACCTGTCCCGGCTCGCCGAGCAGCTGGCCGTCAACCCATCCACCGCCATGCGGATGATCGACCGCCTCATCGCCGCCGGCATGGTGGTCCGCGAGACCAACGCGCAGGACCGGCGCGAGGTCGCCATCGAGCTGACCGGCAAGGGCGCGGGCACCGTCGTCGAGGCCACCGAGCGCCGCCGCGCCGACATCGCCGCGATCGTGGGCCAGATGCCGGCCGAGCAGCGCACCGGCCTGGTCCAGGCCCTTCGTGCCTTCACCGAGGCGAGCCAGGAGCCTGACGCGGTCCAGCGCCAGCTCGACCTGCTGGGCTGGTAGACCCGACGCTTCCACATGCCCGGGCGGGTCACGTCCGCGCGGGAGTCCTGGCGGGGGCGGGAGCGGTCGGCGTGCCGCCGGTGTAGTCCCGCCAGTCTCCCGGTGCCTGGCCGGGGGCCAGCGTGCGGAGTTTCGCGAGGACGGCCGGGTCCTGGGCCTCCAGCCACGCGACGAGCTGGCGGAAGGAGACCAGGCGCACGTCGGGCTTGGCGGCGATGTCGCGCAGCGCCTGTTCGACGGCCTTCATGTAGATGCCGCCGTTCCAGGACTCGAAGTGGTTGCCGACGAAGAACGGCGCGCGGTTGGTGGTGTAGGCGCGGTTGAAGCCCGCCATGTAGGACCCGTAGGCCTGCTGCTGCCAGTAGGGGCGCTTGGACGGGTCTCCCTTGGGTGTGCCTCCGGTCTGGTTGGCCAGCATGTTGTAGTCCATCGACAGCACCTGGAAGCTGTGCCCGGGGAACGGGATGGACTGCAGCGGGAAGTCCCACAGACCCAGCTTCTTGCCCGGCCACATCTGCAATCCGCCCGGGGAGCTGGCGTCGTACTTCCAGCCCATCGCCGCCGCGGTCGGCAGCAGCTGGTTCTGCCCGAGCAGGCAGGGCGTGCGGCCGCCGATCAGCTCCTTGCGGTAGTCGAACGGCAGCGGGTCCATGTCGTGGTAGCCGGTGTTGGTCTTCCACTTCTCCACGAAGCCGATCGCCTGCTCCAGCTCGCTGCGCCACTGCGCCGGCGTCCAGGTGCCCACTCCGGTGGTGGGGCTGCAGAAGTGGCCGTTGAAGTGCGTGCCGATCTCGTGGCCCTCCAGCCACGCGAGCCGCACCTGCTCCAGGGTCATCTTGACGTGATCGTCGGCGAGGTAGCCGATGTCGGAGGCTCCCGGTTCGTGGCCGGGCGGCAGGTAGAGGTCCTTCTTGCCCTCGGGCAGGACGTAAATCCCGGACAGGAAGAACGACATCGTTGCCTTCGTCTCCTGGGCGACGGCGCGGAAATGGGAGAACAGCTTCTTGCTGTCCTCCCCCGCACCGTCCCAGGAGAACACGACGAACTGAGGCGGACGCTGCCCCGGCTCCAGATGCTGCGGCGTCGGCTGGAACGGCTGCGCGCCGGTGTCCGCCATCGACCCGTCGCCGATCAACGCCGTCGGCCGGGCGGGCATCCGCCCCCTCGCGTCGCCGCCCGGGGCGCTGGGCCGCGCCGGCCGGGGAGGAGTCGCGGTCACCCCGCCGCATCCGGAGACCAGGGTCGTGGCGGCGGCAGCCGCGGCGGCCACCACTCCTCGGCGGGAGAAATGGGCCATGATGCTCCTTGCTTCGTTACCGGCGCGCGGGCATGACACACCGTCGGCCGGTCCGCCTGCGACGTCACGCCATGCCATCCTCATGCAAGGTTTGCATGGTGCAATGAACCTGGCAGGGTGAATTCCGCCAACCGGGCATCGCCCCAGGTCCTGGCCCCGCACGCTGACGAGTCGCCGAGCGGGCGGCGTGTCGCGGCGCCACGCCCCCATTGCTGGAGCGCCCATGCGGTCGCGACCGCTGGCCACCGTGCTCGCGCGATCAAGAGCTGGCCCCGGGCGCAGGGCGAGGGATCGGGGACAGGCCGCGCGGCCACGAGCTGCAGGTGGCCAAGGCCGCCCTTCAGATGAACCGCCGAACCACGCGCGGCTGCGAGTCGCCGTCGCGGTGGCCCGTTGGCCGCCGCAGCTCTCCCACCAGCGACGACCCCGTCGGCGTCAGCGCCACGAAGGGGATGAAGTCGTGGCCGACCTGATAGAACTCGGCCGCCGTGGCCTCCGCCTCAAGGCCGCACAGCCGCAGCAGTTGCAGCGCGGCGCGCGGGTGCCGCGACGCGTACAGCGCCATCGCCTGCCCCGACTCGTCCGGCGTGAACGGCCGGGCCAGCGCCTCACTGCTACGCCGCCCGACCCGCACGTGGACGCGGGCGTCGTGGCAGATGTTGCGGTACCACTGCGACGCCTGCCCGAATCCCGACGCGACGAGAATCGCCCCCGTCTCCGGGTCACGTCCCACCACCTCCAGCACCGTCTGCCGCGACAGTCCACTACTGCGGCCGGTGTGCGTGGGAAGGCAGAACCGGGACCCGAACAGCCAGCCCAGGTGCCACCGATACAGCTTCACCGGCGCACGGAACAGCACACGCCGCCACCCCGTCGGCCCGGCCGACGGGCGGACCCGCTTCGCCATGCGCCCTCCGTGGATCATCATTCTTTGGACAGTGCAATCTTTGTAGGACGCAATCTCAACTGTAAAGCGCCAGCTCCGGCCTCCAGCCGCCGTGGACGCCGGGATATGGCAGTGAAACGGCAGCCGTATGGCATACCCACGCCGGATTTTGCCGACGACTGTTCTTCCCCTCGTAGCGTGGAGTCGTGACCCAATAAGGAGTTGAGTGGCGCTGGACATCGAAGTCGACGCTCCACTGCCGCCAGCAGTGCCCGCAGGAGAACTCCACGCGCTCCACGGCGAGTTCGGTGATCGTATTTCTCACCTCCCGCCCCTGGGCGGGCTGTCCTCAGGTGGGGGAGGCGGGCCGGTGCACGCGCACTGGCCCCGCCACCACCGTCGCGCCCCGCGGCCGCGGTGGTCCGGGGGCCACACGAGTCGGCGGATCGTCACGGGCGGGTCCGCCCCGGTCGGCCGCGGGGGCGTCGTCGTGCTGCAACTGCCGGTAGGCGTCCACGACGCGGGCGAGGTGTTCGGGCGCGTCGGGACTGGGGTTGGTGTCCGGATGCCAGAGCCGGGCCAGAGCCCGGTAGGCGCTGGTGATCTGGGCCCGGCTGGCGTCCGGGCCGATCCCGAGGACCCGGTACGGGTCGGACGGTTTGGGCTTTTCACGCGTCATCACGGCCTCCGTCCCGTGCCAGGGGTGAGGTGGGCGGGCCGCGGACCGTGCCCGCCGCCACGGCCGGGACGCCACGCCCGCAACCGCGAATGCCTCGGCCCGCGATAGGAGGGGCCGACCGGTGCGCCCGCTGGGGGCCGCCGGATCCGGGTCGGTCCGCGGGCGGCAGACGCCGTCGGGGCGGACCTTCGGGTTCGGCGAGGGGGGCGAACTGGGCCGCGGCCAGCTCCGGATCGGCCAGGATGATGTCCCAGAACGTCTCGTCCACGGAAGCGGCGGCCTGGACGGCCTCGGTGGTCTGCGTGGTCATGGGAGTGCACCTCGCAGGTGATCGGGGTGCCGCGCGGCCCGGGGCCCCGGGGAGAAGCCCGCGGGTGCCGCGCGGCACCCGCCCCTCTTCCTTGCGTTCCAGACCCGAGTGCCTGGTCCGGGTCTGGAGCTCATGGCCCCGGCTGGGCGGGGCGGTTGTCGGGGTGCCGCGCGGGCGGCCGGGGGGAATGTGTTCCGTCCGCGCGGCACCGGTTCCTTCGGGGTACCAGGCCCGATGGGGTCAGGCCTGGAGTTCCTTGCGGTCGTCGCCGCCGCTGATCTGGATCTTGCGGGGCTTGGCGGTCTCGGCGACCGGGATCGTCAGGGTGAGTACGCCGGCCTCGTAGGCGGCGCTGATCTTGTCGGTGTCGAGGGTGTCGCCGAGGAACAGCTGCCGGGAGAACACTCCCAGCGGCCGTTCGGAGACCTGGACCTCGGCGCCGTCGCCGCGTTCGGCCGGGCGGCGTTCGGCCTTGACGGTCAGCACGTTCTGTTCAACGTCCAGGTCGATCGCGTCCGGGCTGATGCCAGGCAGGTCGAACTGGACGTAGAACGTGTCGCCGTCACGCCAGGCGTCCATCGGCATCGCGGACGGGCGCGACCAGGTGCCG
This genomic interval from Streptacidiphilus rugosus AM-16 contains the following:
- a CDS encoding MarR family winged helix-turn-helix transcriptional regulator is translated as MPDDRRSPRTAVPAPTAEEEDLVTAVLTASRVLVSISARSLGTVAEQLTLPQFRMLVLLHSRGAMNLSRLAEQLAVNPSTAMRMIDRLIAAGMVVRETNAQDRREVAIELTGKGAGTVVEATERRRADIAAIVGQMPAEQRTGLVQALRAFTEASQEPDAVQRQLDLLGW
- a CDS encoding polysaccharide deacetylase family protein, yielding MAHFSRRGVVAAAAAAATTLVSGCGGVTATPPRPARPSAPGGDARGRMPARPTALIGDGSMADTGAQPFQPTPQHLEPGQRPPQFVVFSWDGAGEDSKKLFSHFRAVAQETKATMSFFLSGIYVLPEGKKDLYLPPGHEPGASDIGYLADDHVKMTLEQVRLAWLEGHEIGTHFNGHFCSPTTGVGTWTPAQWRSELEQAIGFVEKWKTNTGYHDMDPLPFDYRKELIGGRTPCLLGQNQLLPTAAAMGWKYDASSPGGLQMWPGKKLGLWDFPLQSIPFPGHSFQVLSMDYNMLANQTGGTPKGDPSKRPYWQQQAYGSYMAGFNRAYTTNRAPFFVGNHFESWNGGIYMKAVEQALRDIAAKPDVRLVSFRQLVAWLEAQDPAVLAKLRTLAPGQAPGDWRDYTGGTPTAPAPARTPART
- a CDS encoding J domain-containing protein, with the protein product MTREKPKPSDPYRVLGIGPDASRAQITSAYRALARLWHPDTNPSPDAPEHLARVVDAYRQLQHDDAPAADRGGPARDDPPTRVAPGPPRPRGATVVAGPVRVHRPASPT
- a CDS encoding Hsp20/alpha crystallin family protein; this translates as MLMRTDPFRELDRITQQMFGTTGTWSRPSAMPMDAWRDGDTFYVQFDLPGISPDAIDLDVEQNVLTVKAERRPAERGDGAEVQVSERPLGVFSRQLFLGDTLDTDKISAAYEAGVLTLTIPVAETAKPRKIQISGGDDRKELQA
- a CDS encoding chloride channel protein: MNPQLAAAPPTSAVQRATTFLRSSKGGLAVLALVIGAGAGLGAVVFRWLIKTFTQALSGHTDYAAAGHAANPHVPFLGPWFVLLAPVVAGLLYGPLVQRFAREARGHGVPEVMYAVARRGGRIAPQVAGVKTLASALCIGGGGSVGREGPIVQIGSALGSTLGQLARLSESRIKMLVACGAAGGIAATFNAPLAGVFFAMELILRDFAAESFGMVVLSSVTASVIGRSILGNTAFITLPAFQVQHIAQYALFAVLGLLAGVVGVGFNKVLYRIEDACDAIWRGPEWARPAVGGLLLGLLLLALPQMYGVGYPVLEHALAGGYALLFLLALLAGKMIATSLTIGIGGSGGVFAPSLFIGAMLGSAFGQGAHQLMPSIAGSAAAYGIVGMGAVFAGAARAPITAVVILFELTGEYSIILPLMAAIVLATGVSHLLSYENIYTAKLMRRGIDLDAPVDPADNLTVSQAMTAPPHALGDTTPIAQAPKALTHHHHGVVPLTGPGGAYRGTVHTHDLIRALADDVDLQAPIGKFADDTQPTTTPDATLATARDLLTSSHTTGLPVLDRPGGVLVGWLDHSAILHALHHPPRTNHPKAMAQAH
- a CDS encoding universal stress protein, giving the protein MTSDGIPAVAVSVDRPADPCRALDWAAREAMVRDAPLLIVTVSTGVVGSRRDKAHLLLQQCAQRTERSHPGLRVTWEVMDAEARRTFERRGQDVQLLVVGARSTHRLNERLFGSTAVHTAAAAVCPVVVVPENPQASWPARGQGPIVLGLDEETDHARAAMAFAFEAAVREDAELRVVHAWQRSLTGADGATALMMAAEQDMRLHRTLAPWRAHYPEVDLQAEAVYGGTRRYLQEMSQQAGLVVVGRRGRPTGPLARLHSVGQSVLRRARCPVAVIPAA
- a CDS encoding nitroreductase family deazaflavin-dependent oxidoreductase, which gives rise to MAKRVRPSAGPTGWRRVLFRAPVKLYRWHLGWLFGSRFCLPTHTGRSSGLSRQTVLEVVGRDPETGAILVASGFGQASQWYRNICHDARVHVRVGRRSSEALARPFTPDESGQAMALYASRHPRAALQLLRLCGLEAEATAAEFYQVGHDFIPFVALTPTGSSLVGELRRPTGHRDGDSQPRVVRRFI